AGTGGGTTCGGTTCCAGGCTGTGATTGGTGCTTGTTGATGGAGGGTTGGGCAGCGAGGGTGATAtgggagcagaggaggagggaacAGGGGAGACTGACATCATGAGGCCGGGTGAGGATGCAGCAGAGGGGGAGTTGAGGGAGACCTCTAGGCTGCTACGGCAGGGCTCTGATGAAGCCTTGAAGCTGACGGGGTCAACAGGTGACTTTCCGGATTCTTCCCCCTCATGCCTGGACTGGTTGGCTCTCTGGGGGCCATCTATGGAGGCTGCACCAGGATAGAGCCCCTGAGTCTGGCTGCTCATCCCCTCCTCTTGCCTCAAACTCTGCCCAGCCAGGTGGGGCTCGCGACAGCCAGTGATGGAGTCTTCGTGCTCACTTTTCAGCTGTGGGAATGGTACGGTAGGAAAACACTGAACTCTTGACTGTTTCATAGAGtcttctcctcctgcttctgCCTCATCTTCCCTGTCTATTGCCTCCTGTTTGACATGAGGCAGTGCAGCGTTGGCGCCAAGAGGAAGGCTGGAGTGGATGTGTCCTGAGGGCTGTTGtagtctcctctcctctccatcagAGTGGGGGCTCCGTGTCACTGTAGGGGAGTAGCTCTGGTGCTCAGCATCCGTATCATCTGGCAGACCTTCCATCAGCACCTCACGTCGCATTCTagacctgcacacaaacactatTGTTAGACACTCATTTAAAGGAAAGTTTCAGAGACAGGATATTTAAGATTACTTTCCTAGATATTTGGTAGCAACTTAAAGTAGAGGTAAAGAagtaatgaaaacaacaaagacagccATTAGTACAGTTCACAAAGGGCATTAGACTGGCCTGTAGTTGTGGAACCAGTTGATGACAGTGTTGGTTTTGAGGTTGAGCTGTGAGGCCAGCATTTCAATGGTGTTCTGAGAGGGGTAGGGCTCCAGTAGGTAGGCCTTCCTGAGGGCTTCTTTCTCCTCAGCTCCCAGCACCACCCGAGGTTTCTTCACCTGGCTGTAGGGGCACAAGTCCAGCGAGGCCAAGGCTGGACTCACACACTCAGAACGAGTGCTGGGTGAGTCGCTGTCCGAGCCAGTGCTCAGCAGCCCGTACCGCCTCTTCAGGTAGGCTAGAGGACAGAAAGGGAGATCCAGAGTAATGGGATTACAAAACACTAACAATTTCTCATAGTGAGCATTATTACAGAATGCAATCTGCGTTCTCACCTTTCTTCTCCATCTTCTTCATGGCCCTCAGCTTGTCTACATTGTGAGGATCATTGAGCCAAAGCTGCATGCGGACAAATGGCTCCCTGCCTTTCAGGCTGAGTTTGTGCCAAGGTTTGGGTCTGGAGAGCAGGTCGGACACTGAGCCTTGAGTCAGACCCAGGATGGTCTCCCCAAAAAGACGCTGGCCTGTTGGTAACAAACGTATACAGTGCATGTAGGAGTGGTATCTACATTCAGAAGGAGTGTCACTTTAACCAACAGTTTGAACTCAAACCCACCAAGGTTGTTGTCTGTTAGCACCTCCTTGACCTTCTTGGTAATGGCGTAGGTGTCCAGCTCTGAAGACATGGCCACCAGCTCCTGGATGCCCAGCGGGTTAGTGGGTTGATGTAGAGCTGTGAGGCTCGGAGTGGACTTTCCTCCCTCTGGGTGGGTGGGCAACCCCAAGACTAGGCTCTCAGGCTGCTGGTTCTCTTTGCTGCTCTCCAGGGAGAGACTGACAGGCTCAACCAGGGGACTTGGGTGGCTCTCCACTGGGCTAGGAGGCGGGGAGGGTGAGGACTGGGCCATCACTGGGCTTTTATCTGAAAGTAAGAAGGAACAATACATTTATAGCCAGAATGTAGACATTACAGAAATCCCACTCTGTCCTTCATCCATTTTAGgttaaaatgtttagtttttcaaattttgttacTGCGGCATCTCTCTTGCTTCTACGTGTGAGTGAATGTTGTAAAACACAGCCTCACCCTGAGCGTGGCCCTGGTTCGGCGGCTGGTTGAGGCTCTGGCCGAGCTGATCCAGCAACCACAGCTGCATGCGGATGAAAGGCTCCCTGCCTTTTTGGGTCAGCTTGCTCCAGGGTTTGGGCCGAGACAGCATGTCGCTCACACTGCCTTGAGAAAGTCCCAACACCTGTGCAAACCAAGTGCAGGTTAACATGCTGtgaataaatacacaaaacataacATTGCTTACACCAAATGTATAAATGGCACAACACTGATTAATGGTCCAAATTATTGTAAGGTTTTAGCTCTTAATATTTGGCCTCAGTGATGCACTTTCAGAACACAACCACTAGAGGGAAACAACACACTGTAAATGTTTATGTTGGTGATGTATATTGCTTTCAGTTCTACTTGCAGCACATTTAATGAAAGTGAAAATCCACTGGTCAGCTTAATTGTCACATTATGATTTGTATGGCTGTGGAGTAATTTGCTTAGTAGATAAATAAGTCTGGCTATAAACTAACAAGGACCATTGTAGAAAAGGAAACTTTTCTTAattcatctttgtttttgtaatatcaACACAAATCTAAAAGAGTGCAAAAAATAGATTATATAGGAACTGCTGCACTGTCTTCAACTTAACTGCAACTGTGTATaagaaaataatgcaataatgaAACAGTCAAGAATTTATAAGTTTGACAATGAAGGATTAATATCTCCAAGAAAAATCTGCCACCAGAGCGCTTTTCAGACGTGATACTCAACACTGCTGCTTCACCAGTCTGTTAAAGTCATGACATTCTGCCATTCAGATATGGGTCACTTACACATTAATGTTCCATGTGGTTTCATTCAGAAATACCCACCACAGTGACAGACAGATGCAAAGTACACATGCAATATATGTCAATCACACAAGACTGGGCAGAACATCAAGTGATGTGTCATTGAtaatactgcaaaaatataGAAAGACTACATTTAAACTAACAGAAGTTTATCAAACAGTCCAAATGACTAATAGTCcaatttatttatgatttcctaAACACTCAAAAGTCTGAACATGTGCAATAATAATGTAGCTACTACTTTACCATTAGTCAAATAAACATATCCAGACAGCTGTGCTGGAGCTCAAAATTCCACATGAGGACGATCGTTATGTAACAACTGATTTACATGCATTTATAAACTGTGACTCCTGGTGCAACagatcacctgtctgaggtgaagacAAGTAAACAGTGTGACCTGCTGTTAGATTCTGactgatcctgtctccatgtcagagATAATTTCTAATTACAAGTACACCatttcatgtaaacaaacacaacctCTCTTTCTTTGGAgatgctcatatggatcctgctgctgtttgatgctgcaggaaTTGAACAAACTCAGTgcaaagactcctacaaacagctggaagcaacaaactaaatttCATCTCCCGTTACCATTTTGTCAAAACCTAGATTACATTTATTAGTGATGAGTTTCATTATTCTGACCTGTTCTGTCTTCTTTGtagcaaagttttatttttatatggatatttcagtttgaaattgATGTGAAATCGTGGGGAAAAGCGAAGAAAGGTGTTTTATGATTTTGGCAGCAAATTGtgtcttttgctctctgtgatgtttttggaacaATATTCCCCAAACCACGTCACACAAGTTCATCACTTCTGTATGTGTATCAATTAATGTGactgcatgcagttcagacttgtgttgCGTCAAAAGTGATGCAGAAATGATACTAGTAAGATTGCCCTTGCGGCTTTTCTGGAAAAGTGAGCAgtgtgctcattcagacatgacgCTGACATGCTCAGTTTCCATCAGATTAATAGAAAGGAGTGCACGTCTGAAAGGGCGTTAAGATTAAATTAACAGCTGTAAAGCAGAATCCACTGCTGTCTCACACTAGTAGTAAATTACTTGAGGGCTTCTAGGACAATGTTGTAGACAGAAAGTAATATAGAAGGGTACCTTTCAAACAAAACTGGTTCTAGTATACCAGGTATAAAGCAAATACAACATTTCAGACTCAGTTTGGGTTTGGATACGTACATGAAGCAACTGTACAATCAACATACAAACAGTCAAAAGTGATGTTATGTAAAAATGCGGGGATGCTGCGGGTGTGTATTGCTATGGGAAGCATAAAGCCTGCTGGTGGTAAGAAATTCTAAAAAGCAGACAAATTATTTCACAGCAAAGTGAAATACTATTATCTAATTATAAGAAGCTTTGGACTGCAGATATTGCTGCTAAAGTGGTGGGACTTATTATTAGGTTTAAAGaaggcaattactttttcacatagatgagcttttgctttgtttgtttaaataattaaaatgcgTTTTGTGAGTACTGAGGTAACTTCAAACTAATATTTCACCTTGTTTGAAAATCTGAAACCATGAGAACAGGAACGTGGCAAATATAAATTTATTATCAGTGGCTGCTTACATTCACTGCCTATATAACCAAACTAAATTTTAACACAAGCACTTGTTCGAGTCTCTCATGATATTATATTAATTTGAATGTACAATATTACTTATTATAACTCTTAATATAGTGTACATACTCTCATTTCTCTTATGTCTTTCTGTAAGGTAAGACTGTATTATTTGCAAGCTGTTTGTATCAAAGCGTGCATGCATTAATATGCCAGAGCAACAGCTGACCTTTTCACCAAAGATCCTCTGACAGATGCCGTTCTTCGCCAGCTTCTCCTTCACCTGCCTGGTCAGCTCAATGGTGTCCACCTCCCGATACATGTACATCTCATACTGCTCTGGTGTCAGGGGGGGCACGGTGGGTTTCAGTGCACGAGGGATATATGCTGGGTAGTAGGAGAGACGTCCTGGGCCGGGTCCTGGAGACTCACCACTTACAGAGGTGTCTGACTCCACCTTCACTTCTACTGGCCGGCCCAGGCCTAGctcatcctcagcagcagaggccTCCTCGCTGTTGGGAAGACCCTCGCCATTCTCAAGGCGAGGCCAGGGCCGAGGCAAGGCAGAGGGaccagaagaggaggaagacaagGAGGGGGAGACTGAACTGAAGGGCCGAGAGCTACCGCCACCTCCGAGTCCAATGGGTCCCCGCTCCTGAGACCAGTGCTGATCAAAGTACGTGCCCGCTTCACCGATCTCTGACTTGACTTTGCGAATGATGTTCTGGACAAAAGCAGCAGGGGAGAGGACACTGAGGGGTGTCTGGGGGCTGCTGATGGGGTTTGCCATGCACACGGTAACACAGCCTCCTTCCTCTTGTTTGATGGAGATGGGTAAAGGCAGGCCCCTAGAGCGCTCAGGGGGCCCCAGACGTTCCATCTGAACTCCTGAGCTGGCAGTTGAGGCCCTCCCGCAAACCTCCATCTCCATCAGGGCCTGCTGCTGTGCCTCCATCTCCCTCCTGGCCTGTTCTAGGATGTTCTTTATGGTTTCATCAGAGCTGCTGCCTGCCCCGTTACTGCTTCTGCCTGATGAGCTGTTTAAAGATGACTTGCCATCACCTAAATAAGGAACACCCCACACGCTGATTTCAATGCACACTCAAAATAGCTTTCCAATTGAGATGCATTAAAGTAGCaatcaaaatacattttaaaaaccattgtcaattaaagaaaaaatcaatcaatcaatcaatcaaaatgtgttttaactatGGGTTGACTGGCAGCTTCATACTCACCTCCCCTCTGAGACTGGATCTCCTTCTTGGCCTGCTCCAGGATATTCCTAATAGCGTCGTCTGACCCAGTTTCAGGAGTTCGGATGCGTGGAGTGATGCTCCCTGCCACAGAGGGTAACAgaaagagatagagagagagagagaaagagggagagggaggagagaggaggggggtgAGTGGGATGGTTGATCAGAGAGCAGTTCCAAGGCTTTGCTTTTGACTGGTAGATCAATGGCTGCCTTTGAGCGCGTGCTGTCTGAGGTTGCAGTATACGGGAAGCTCAACTTTCAAAAGCTGTGAATCTAGGGAGAAAACAAAGTTTAAAAGTAACACTACAAACATGGCAGAGGAAACCGTGAAGAAGTCAAGGATGAGGTCCAAGTAGATTAGAAGGTTTAAATGTACACGGGTCCAGGAGCTAAGCCACCAAAACAAGATGACATGATTACATCTGCTCTAAAAATGTATTGGTACATCATAGCTTTGTAGACTCCAACTCCTTAAAAGGCTCTGAAAAGAGCCTCCTCCAAACACTTCAGTAGCTTTGCAGATTTGGCCAAAGCCAATAGCTGTTGAACCATATCATCTATTTTCAAGTCGAGACATAAGTGAGGTTCAAAGTTAAACTAACCGTAAGGTGTTAATGgccatttctttaaacaaaactaactgctgggtcagttttgacctgctgTACAAATCCCATTAAAAGACTAAAACTGATAAAGACACAAATCATTAAGGTCACAAATGCATAGTTTCCTAAAAAGGGGAAGCAAGCAAAGCACTGTGTGTGAGACTGACTTTAAACAAGTACCCATGTTCATAGTAAAGCAGAAACGTGTTGGACAATCTTTTGGACAAAAAGGATGACGCTACATCAGACTTTGGCTACAAATGCAACACTTGCTTCATTCATTTGATCAATTCATTGTGAGTTTTGGTCTTCTCATAAGTTTTGTTAATTAGAGGAAGAATAAAAAGGTTAAGAAGATGACTTAATGTGAACAACTTTCTCGTCCTGCGCGCCCTATTATCCCATGCTGTGGAGCTGTAAGTAATACTGTACTGCATGCTCTCCAACTGTGACTACATGTTTTCCCACTCACCTCTCTGGCGGACCTGGATGGTCCTGAGTGCCAGGATGTTCTGTTCATCAGAGAGGAACTGCTTCATCTTAATAAAAGGCTCTTTGCCTTTCACAGTCAGCTTCCTCCAGGGTTTGGGTCTTGCCAGGATCTCACTGACCGAGCCCTGGGAGAGGCCCAGTACATAGTGGCCAAAGACTCTCTGGCCAATGTTATGCTTCAGCAGCTGCTCTTTCACCTGGAAGGCGATCTCTGCTGTGTCCAGTTGGTCCTCGTCTCCGGCAGTTGAGCTGCCACTTTCTGATTGGTCACTGGGCAAGCCAGCATCAATGCTGCCAGCCCCCACAGACCCTTGAGAGGCTGACATGAGGGCAACTTTGGCTGCATAGAGGGCGGTGGGGAAAGCCATGAGGCCGTCCTTTTTAAAGTGTGGGGAGAGGAGTTGCTTGTGGAGTATGTGGTCTCCTGACAGTCGGTCCCCAGAGCATGGGGACACGGAGAAAGGACGGGGGAGATCATGGCTGGAAGAGGAACCATCCAGGGTGGGGGGACCAGGGCTGGGGGAGGCACGACTGTCTGCCTGAGAGGAGGATGAATGGGAGCCCGGCGGCCTGCCTGTCTCCCTACCTGTGTCCTCAGAATGGTCATCATCTGGggacacaaatcacattctctCTTACTGAGCTTGTGTGGGATGCATGCAGCAACAATAGTGTAGGCCGCCTGATTGATATCTAGCTGATAGATATTTCATGAATTATATCACTTGTTTTCTAGCTTTGCTAGTGCAGACTACATCTTGCAGGCTCAGTTTATGCACAAAGATTTAGGTCCGGAAAAAATCGACAACAGAATCGACTGAGCTGACCAGTGAGTGCCAAGCAATAGGTGACAAAACTCACTgcaaacaaaaactgcacagcTTTGTGCACCAAACTATTTACACTATGAGTTATGGACAGAAAATTAAGCTTGATACCATTGCTGTGCAATATTCGAGTCTTATCCACCAGGTACTTGTGAGATGGAAGAAAGGCCTCTTTATCCAGCAAAAGAGCCTCTGCTGCCTTGGCAGAAtcctttacacacacacacacaaacacaaaagctgttaatttttgattaatcaattacagTGGCTGTCAATATCCTTATAATAGGTGATGGATCGGTGAAGCACTCAATGgcactgctgttgtttttccttcctGACACCAAGTCAACATTAGGAAGAAACTAAAGGTCTACTTTGGTAAAAATGTAGGCCTTAATACTGCTGTGTGAACAATAAGATTGTGCAGGATCACACATACCTGGGATGAGCTGCCATTTGCTGAAGCTAGCTTCATTACCTTTAGGATactagacaaaaacaaacattcagacaGTCATACATTTGGCTTGACATTAATTACATTACTATGACTTAGTGACACATTCCAGCAACACCAATTATCACCTTAGTTCAGTTTTAATCTCTTCATAGTCCATTTGGGATTGCAGTTTAGCTTCTAATctctgaaatggaaaaaaagaagaaacattttttcattcttAATAAGAGACTCATTAATTATCAGAGCCGCTGAGGACAGACGAGGTGTCTGTCACGTGTTGGAACCACTCACCTCAATAGCTTCTGTCTTATAGGCCAGCTGACGTTCCAGCTCTAGGATTTGATTGGCTGAGGTCTCTTGCACTTCCTGCAGTGTGAACTGCAGGCGTTGAATGTTTTCTAGAAGTCGGAGGATTTCGCGGTCTTTAGCCAGCAAGGCAGCCTCCAGCTGGGAGGGCAACGCATCGCCCTTCTCGTTCTTCTCCTGACAGGGTGAGAGTGAGACACGAGGAAGTGTAGTGTGAGGGGGCAGGAGAAAAGGTGATAAAAAGAGTGAAGGCAGCTGGTGAATCACAATGTCTGAAGTGGTGATGTGATATCAGTTTGTCAATGGTTTCAGAATGTGAGGATTTGTACACAACAAACTGATCTAAATTAAAATTGCCGTGGTCATCATTTGCTAATTTTATTAGGAGCTACTTAGGTGATAATGTTTAAAGACATTGTACTATACCTATATGTTTGATCATTTAAgtatattttacttttcattaTGTATTAGTTTGTCCTTGTTTTGATTACTAAAGAAAAGCAGGCATTAAAGGACTGAATTTGACTGAGCACTATTACATTTGAAACGTAAAATCCAAGCGTTAACCAGTCTTGTTAAGTTGTGATGGTTATGTTCAAGTACATACAGAGaatttgtcagaaaatgctTGTTGCTGTGTGATATATGTTGCTGTCTATTAACTTACTAACTCAGTCTAAGAATCAATCAgtattttaaatacagttacaAAAATATTAGTAGAATAAGATTATTTACTTCAGTACAAGTAAGATTACCTCAATTTAAAACTACTCAAAAACATATCAGTTTTAGCCATGTATTCAAACTCTTAAAAAATGTACAGAGCATTACaacaaaatgtagttaaagGGTCAAAGTTAAAGCTAGAGAGAGAGCTACATTATCTGTGTTACATGTTCTTGTGtggggtgttttgttttttttaaagaatacaatattttgacagtgattgaatttattgtaataaaatcttttttttttttttttggagtggagtaaaaagtacaatatattCCTGTGAGGTGCAGTTCAGTAGTACTACAAAACACTGTAAATGTACTCAGTCACAATGCACAGCTACCGAGATGTggccattaaaaacacaagtatTTCACACTGGACACCACATTATTCTTACCCTGCTAGTGCCCTCTGCTGGATGGCAGCTCCCTGTGGCGGCATTCTGGCCACTGGCTAACTGCTCCTTTAGCCTCTCCACTTCCCTCTGAGCCAGTTCTGCTCTCTGCACACAGACACGGTATCACAGCGTTACAGTTTTCATACACTAGTCACATCAATGGGCTCGTGAGATGATCAAGGTGAGTGCATATACATGAAGCGGTGAAGGCAAAGAGATGAGTGAAAACCTGAGCAGAGGCCCAAACAGACGAGTGCAGCCATCGGTTTATTCTGCTGAGGGGGCTGTTTAGTCAGCCCACTTTATCCCCCAAACTGTTTACCTGCTCTGTCACACCCGGCCTGCTAATTAATGATTCATTTTGAGA
Above is a genomic segment from Amphiprion ocellaris isolate individual 3 ecotype Okinawa chromosome 6, ASM2253959v1, whole genome shotgun sequence containing:
- the cux2b gene encoding homeobox protein cut-like 2 isoform X1 — translated: MAADVGSMFQYWKKFDLRRLQRELNSVASELAGRQEESEHSHKHLVELSREFKRNVPEEVREMVAPVLKSFQAQVVALNKRSKEAESAFLGIYKQLIEAPDPAPMLEASHSLEERLQQLQSSAPDSEALVREISGHWKKHLECLEKTESSEDGPAVSGAAVTEETPETSSPASLMTPNSTPAPGEPGSPQQSCQDRAEDQGEAEESADVSGADRLSEAEEKIKVLHSSLNTAQTELLDLRCKYNQEMANKAEEVDAIMVNLEKANQRAELAQREVERLKEQLASGQNAATGSCHPAEGTSREKNEKGDALPSQLEAALLAKDREILRLLENIQRLQFTLQEVQETSANQILELERQLAYKTEAIERLEAKLQSQMDYEEIKTELSILKVMKLASANGSSSQDSAKAAEALLLDKEAFLPSHKYLVDKTRILHSNDDDHSEDTGRETGRPPGSHSSSSQADSRASPSPGPPTLDGSSSSHDLPRPFSVSPCSGDRLSGDHILHKQLLSPHFKKDGLMAFPTALYAAKVALMSASQGSVGAGSIDAGLPSDQSESGSSTAGDEDQLDTAEIAFQVKEQLLKHNIGQRVFGHYVLGLSQGSVSEILARPKPWRKLTVKGKEPFIKMKQFLSDEQNILALRTIQVRQRGSITPRIRTPETGSDDAIRNILEQAKKEIQSQRGGDGKSSLNSSSGRSSNGAGSSSDETIKNILEQARREMEAQQQALMEMEVCGRASTASSGVQMERLGPPERSRGLPLPISIKQEEGGCVTVCMANPISSPQTPLSVLSPAAFVQNIIRKVKSEIGEAGTYFDQHWSQERGPIGLGGGGSSRPFSSVSPSLSSSSSGPSALPRPWPRLENGEGLPNSEEASAAEDELGLGRPVEVKVESDTSVSGESPGPGPGRLSYYPAYIPRALKPTVPPLTPEQYEMYMYREVDTIELTRQVKEKLAKNGICQRIFGEKVLGLSQGSVSDMLSRPKPWSKLTQKGREPFIRMQLWLLDQLGQSLNQPPNQGHAQDKSPVMAQSSPSPPPSPVESHPSPLVEPVSLSLESSKENQQPESLVLGLPTHPEGGKSTPSLTALHQPTNPLGIQELVAMSSELDTYAITKKVKEVLTDNNLGQRLFGETILGLTQGSVSDLLSRPKPWHKLSLKGREPFVRMQLWLNDPHNVDKLRAMKKMEKKAYLKRRYGLLSTGSDSDSPSTRSECVSPALASLDLCPYSQVKKPRVVLGAEEKEALRKAYLLEPYPSQNTIEMLASQLNLKTNTVINWFHNYRSRMRREVLMEGLPDDTDAEHQSYSPTVTRSPHSDGEERRLQQPSGHIHSSLPLGANAALPHVKQEAIDREDEAEAGGEDSMKQSRVQCFPTVPFPQLKSEHEDSITGCREPHLAGQSLRQEEGMSSQTQGLYPGAASIDGPQRANQSRHEGEESGKSPVDPVSFKASSEPCRSSLEVSLNSPSAASSPGLMMSVSPVPSSSAPISPSLPNPPSTSTNHSLEPNPLPPFQSPKLNRSTQRRNEKMANLNNIIHRLERAANREETLEWEF
- the cux2b gene encoding homeobox protein cut-like 2 isoform X2 — encoded protein: MWQRELNSVASELAGRQEESEHSHKHLVELSREFKRNVPEEVREMVAPVLKSFQAQVVALNKRSKEAESAFLGIYKQLIEAPDPAPMLEASHSLEERLQQLQSSAPDSEALVREISGHWKKHLECLEKTESSEDGPAVSGAAVTEETPETSSPASLMTPNSTPAPGEPGSPQQSCQDRAEDQGEAEESADVSGADRLSEAEEKIKVLHSSLNTAQTELLDLRCKYNQEMANKAEEVDAIMVNLEKANQRAELAQREVERLKEQLASGQNAATGSCHPAEGTSREKNEKGDALPSQLEAALLAKDREILRLLENIQRLQFTLQEVQETSANQILELERQLAYKTEAIERLEAKLQSQMDYEEIKTELSILKVMKLASANGSSSQDSAKAAEALLLDKEAFLPSHKYLVDKTRILHSNDDDHSEDTGRETGRPPGSHSSSSQADSRASPSPGPPTLDGSSSSHDLPRPFSVSPCSGDRLSGDHILHKQLLSPHFKKDGLMAFPTALYAAKVALMSASQGSVGAGSIDAGLPSDQSESGSSTAGDEDQLDTAEIAFQVKEQLLKHNIGQRVFGHYVLGLSQGSVSEILARPKPWRKLTVKGKEPFIKMKQFLSDEQNILALRTIQVRQRGSITPRIRTPETGSDDAIRNILEQAKKEIQSQRGGDGKSSLNSSSGRSSNGAGSSSDETIKNILEQARREMEAQQQALMEMEVCGRASTASSGVQMERLGPPERSRGLPLPISIKQEEGGCVTVCMANPISSPQTPLSVLSPAAFVQNIIRKVKSEIGEAGTYFDQHWSQERGPIGLGGGGSSRPFSSVSPSLSSSSSGPSALPRPWPRLENGEGLPNSEEASAAEDELGLGRPVEVKVESDTSVSGESPGPGPGRLSYYPAYIPRALKPTVPPLTPEQYEMYMYREVDTIELTRQVKEKLAKNGICQRIFGEKVLGLSQGSVSDMLSRPKPWSKLTQKGREPFIRMQLWLLDQLGQSLNQPPNQGHAQDKSPVMAQSSPSPPPSPVESHPSPLVEPVSLSLESSKENQQPESLVLGLPTHPEGGKSTPSLTALHQPTNPLGIQELVAMSSELDTYAITKKVKEVLTDNNLGQRLFGETILGLTQGSVSDLLSRPKPWHKLSLKGREPFVRMQLWLNDPHNVDKLRAMKKMEKKAYLKRRYGLLSTGSDSDSPSTRSECVSPALASLDLCPYSQVKKPRVVLGAEEKEALRKAYLLEPYPSQNTIEMLASQLNLKTNTVINWFHNYRSRMRREVLMEGLPDDTDAEHQSYSPTVTRSPHSDGEERRLQQPSGHIHSSLPLGANAALPHVKQEAIDREDEAEAGGEDSMKQSRVQCFPTVPFPQLKSEHEDSITGCREPHLAGQSLRQEEGMSSQTQGLYPGAASIDGPQRANQSRHEGEESGKSPVDPVSFKASSEPCRSSLEVSLNSPSAASSPGLMMSVSPVPSSSAPISPSLPNPPSTSTNHSLEPNPLPPFQSPKLNRSTQRRNEKMANLNNIIHRLERAANREETLEWEF